One Catenulispora sp. EB89 genomic window, GGGACCCGTCGACCATTCCTGGCGGGGCCCGGAGCCTGACACTTTTTCAGCGCCGGATTTTCAGTGCCGGAGCCAGATTTCCTCGGCGCGCGTTGCCGGCCAGCGGTTGGTGCCGTCGCCGATGCAGGCGGCGACGCCGGTGCTTTTCGCGGGCGAGGCCGACCTGCGTGCTTTGTCCACGACCGCCGGTCCGGGGCGGACGCGGGCCGATCGTTCATAGTCGCCGGGCGCCTGGCCCCGGGGGCCGGGACGCTCCATGACCGACCCCCGCGCCTTGTGTGGCTCAGCCGGCTGTGGTGACGGGTATGTCGGCGCGGTCGAGGGTCTCCTTCTCCGCGAAGCGGCTGGTGTGGGTGGCCACTCGCCGGCCGAGGTGGTGGGCGGTGGTCAGATCGGCGTGGTGGACGGCCTCGGGGCCCTGGTCGTTCCAGGTCTGGGCGCCGGCGCCGAGGTAGAAGCCGAGCCGGTTGTGGTCGTGCTCGCTGGCGGTGGTGGTGTTCCAGCCCGGGAGCAGGCCGAGGTTGATCCAGTGCATGCCGTGCTGGGCGGCGAACATCGCGAAGTACTGCAGGGTGTGGAGCTTGTCACCGCTCATGGAGCCGGAGTTGGTGAAGCCGGCGGCGAGCTTGTCCTGCCAGGCGCGGGTCATCCAGCGTGCGGAGGTGGCCTCGGCGAAGGCGTGGAAGGCGCCCGAGGCGCTGCCCATGTAGGTGGGGCTGCCGAAGATGATGGCGTCGCAGTGGTCGAGGGTGTGCCAGTCGTCGTCGGTGATGGCGACGACGTCGATCAGTGCGACGACTGTGTCGGGCACTGACGCGGCGCCCTGGGCGACGGCGTTCGCCAGTTCGCGGGTGTGGCCGTAGCCGGAGGTGTAGGCGATGGCGATGGTGATGCCGGTCATGATCGTTGTTCCGTTCTTCGTGTTCGTGTTCGTGTTCTTGCTGGTCAGGCTTCGCGGGCGTTGGACGTCTCGGCCATGTCGGGGTACCGGTCGCCGGTGACCTGGGCGGCGATGGGTTCGAGGAGCGCGAGTTCGTCGGCGGTGAGGGTGAGTTCGAGGGCGGCGAGGTTCTCGTTCAGGCGGTTCGGGTGCCGCGTGCCGGGGATCGGCACGACGGTGAGGTCGTGGACGGTGCGTCGCTGGTGCAGCCAGGCCAACGCGACCTGTGCGGGCGTGGCCCCGCGGCCGGCGGCGATCGTGGTGATGGGGTGCAGCAGGGCGGTGTTGCGTCGGGCGTTCTCCCCGGTGAAGCGCGGGAATCGGGAGCGGACGTCGCTGGCCGTGAACTCGCCGGGGAGGGCGCCGGTGAGGAAGCCTCGGCCGAGCGGGGAGTAGGCGACCACGCCGACGCCGAGTTCGGCGGCGGCCGGGACGAGACCGCGTTCGATGTCGCGGGTGAACAGCGACCACTCCGACTGCACCGCGCTGATCGGGTGGTGGGTGTGGGCTTCGCGCAGTTCCTCGCCGGTGACCTCGGACAGGCCCAGGTGGCGGACCTTGCCGGCCTGGACGAGGTCGGCCATCGCCCCGACGGAATCGGCCAGCGGGACCGCCGGGTCGCGCCGGTGCATGTAGTACAGGTCGATGACCTCGATACCCAGTCGCGTCAGGCTGGCATCGACGGACCGGCGGATATGCGCGGGGTCGTTGCGGAACGACATCGATCCGTCGGCGGCGCGCACGCTGCCGAACTTGGTCGCGATGACCACGTCGTCCCGGTGGGCGCGGACGAACGGTGCGAGGAAGCGCTCGTTGTCGCCGTGGCCGTACATGTCGGCGGTGTCGAACAGGGTGACGCCGGCGGACAGGGCCGCGTTGAGGGTCTGGCGGGCCGAGTCGGCGTCGGTGTCGCCGTAGAACTCGCTCATCCCCATGCAGCCCAGCCCTTGCGCGCCGACGAGGGGTCCGTCGGAGCTGAGTCGGACGGTCGGAACGGGTGGGGCCATGGGATCTCCTAGCAATCGGCGACGTTCTCGCCTCGTGATGACAGTGTCAACGCTAAGCGGGTATCGCTGTCAGTGTCAACGTCACCCAAATCTTGGTACCATCGATACATGCGCAGCGACCTTGGCTCCGAGACGGGTGCGGACCGCCGTGACCAGCAGCAGGCGATCCTGAAGGCGGCGGCCGAGCTGTTGACCGAACACGGTCCGGCCGCCATCTCGACGCGGGCGGTCGCGACCGCCGCCGGGGTGCAGACGCCCGCGCTGTATCGCCTGTTCGGGGACAAGGACGGCTTGCTCGACGCCCTCGCCAGCTACGGGTTCGAGAGCTACCTGGCCGAGAAGCGGGCTCTGGAACCGGGGGAGGACGCGATCGAGGACATCAGGCGCGGCTGGAACATCCACGTCGAGTTCGGGCTGCGCAATCCCGCGTTCTACGCCCTGATGTACGGCAACCTGCGCCCGGGCCGCCGTCCGGCCGCCGTCCAGGAGAACGGCGAGATCCTGCGCCGCCTGCTGGAGCGGGCCCGCGAGCAGGGCCGGCTCCGGGTCCCGGTCGAGACGGCCGCGCGGGCCATCGAGGCCTCGACGACCGGCGCCGTGCTGCAGCTGCTCGCGCAGCCGGAGGACGAGCGCGACCCGGCCCCGCTCACCGGGCTGCGTGACACCGTCATCGATTCGATCGTCAGCACCGAACCGGCGGCCGACGACGCCCGGGCGAGGATGGCCGAGCGCGCTCTGGCGCTGCTGGCCGCCGTCGGTGACGGTCGCGGGGGCGACCCGGTCGTGGACGCCGGGTTCAGAGCCACCGAGGCGGCGTTGTTGCGGGAGTGGCTGAGCGTCCTGAGTCGGTGAAGACCCGATCACGACCCGATGACGACCTGATGCGCGTGCCGAGACCTGATGCGCGTGCCGACCCTCAAGCCGTGTTCTGCGACGCGGCAGCACGCGGATCGAGATCCGCGACCGTGAGCGGGTACGCCGGCGGGTCCGGGAGCGCGATCCGGCTCGTGACGCGCTGGTCCGGGCCGACGTGCACGAGTTCGCCGGGGCGCAGCGCGCGCCAGTCGGGGTTGTCGTCGAGGCGCTCGCTGGCCACGACGACGGACGGCAGCTCGGCGAGGTCGTCGGCGCGCACCCGCAGCCGTCCGCCGGTCCCGGACTGGTCGAGGTGGCGTCCCCGGTGGGGGCCGGCGCTGTGGCGGTCCAGCACGTACAAGCCGTGGGTGTCGGGATACCGCAGCGCCCACAGCTGGTCGGCGGTGGTCATCACGATGTTGAGGGCGAACAGCGGCAGATGCGCCGCAGTCCACTGAGCCGCTGACCGCAGACCCGCCGTCACGTCTCCGCCGGCGGCCTCCGTCTCGCGGTCGACCAGCGCGAAGAAGCGCTCTGAGTCGGTGTCGCCGCGGACCTGCTCCATGGCGTCGCCGAGATGCCGTTCGAGCTCGTCCAGCCCTCCGATGACGCCGTTGTGCGCCAGCATCCGCCCGCCGAAGCAGAAAGGGTGGGTGTTGCGCTCGGACAAGGCGCCGGTCGTGGCGTAGCGGACGTGCGCGATGAAGGTCGCGGACTCCACGCTCCGCGCCTCCTCGGCGAAGGCGCGGTCTTCGTAGGCCGCGATCGGGGCCTTGTGCAGCACGGGTTCCCCGTCGGGCCGGAAGTAGCCGAGCCCTGTCCCGTCCGGATCCCGCCTGCTCTGTACGGCGAGGCTGTCCTTGGCCTCCAGCAGCCAGAACGTCGCGCGCACGCGCTGCGGGGCACTCGTCATCGCGAACAACCGGCACATGGTCTGCGTCCTCCTCTTCGGCCGTTCCGGGCCGTTCCGGGCCGTTCCGGGCCGTTCCGGGCTGTGCGGGGCTGTTTGGCATGCGGCGCGCTGGACATAGCGAAGGGCCTGGAGCCGTGAACGAGGAGGAGCTCGCATGAACGCGTCCTTGTCTGGCCGACCCGGCACGGCGTCATGAGCCTCGGCGACCGTACCAGGGCCCTGACCCGCCGCATCGACACCTTCCAGCAGCGGCGTCGCTGGTTGGCATTCCCCGCAGCGGTGTGGCGCAAGCTCTCCGACGACCAGGTCGGCAACCTCACCGGGCTGCTCACCTTCTACGCCTTCGTCTCCTTGTTCCCGCTGTTGCTCCTACTGGTGACGGTGCTCGGGTTCGCACTGCGCCACGACCCGGCGCTGCAACAGTGGGTGCTGCGTTCGGCGCTGGCGGACTTCCCGGTGATCGGCGACCAGCTGCGCGGCAACATCCACGCCCTCGGCCGCGGCCCGGTCGGCCTGGTGGTCGGGCTGACAGGGTCCCTGCTCGGCGCGCGCGGGCTGGCCAACGCCGCGCAGAACGTGCTGAACCGCATGTGGGCGGTCCCGTACAACCGCCGGCCCGGCTTCCCGTGGTCCTGGCTGCGCAGCTACGCGTTCATCGCCGTGGTCGGCGTCGGCATGGCGGTCACCACCCTGGTGGCCGACCTGGCGGCCGGCCTCGGCAGCGGGCCGCTCGCGCTCGGGGTCCGGCTGGCGGCGCTCCTGGCGGCGGTGGCGATCGGAACCCTGACGTACTGGCTGGCCCTGCGCCTGGCGATCGCCGCCGAGGTGCCCGGCGGCCAGTTGTGGACCGGCGCGGTGATCGGCGCCGTCGGCTGGCAGATCCTGCAGGCGGTCGGCGGCTACTACGTCACGCACCAGCTGCGGCACGCCTCGACCCTCTACGGCGCCTTCGGCCTGGTCCTCGGCCTGATCGCCTGGCTGTACCTTCAGGCCCGCGTGACCTTGTACGCCGTCGAGGTCGACGTGGTCCGCGCCCGCAAGCTGTGGCCGCGCAGCCTGTTCCCGCCGCCGACCACCGCAGGCGACCGGAAGGCGTGGGATTCGGCGATGGCGGCGCAGGACCGGGCGCCGACCGGGGACTGAGGGGCGGACCGGGCCGCTCACATCCGGGCGCCCCGATCAGCGACGATCGCGTCGATCTCGACCGCCGCGCCGAGCGGCAGCGCCACGACGCCGATCGCGGTGCGCGCCGGATACGGCTCGGCGAACGCCTTCCGGTAGGCGTCGTTCACGGCGGCGTAGTCGTCCATGTCGGTCAGGTAGACGCCGACGCGCAGGACATCGGCGAGCGTCCGGCCGGAAGCCGCGAGCACGGCTTCGAGATTGGCCACCGCCTGCTCGAACTGGGCCACGACGCCTCCGGGCGGCAGCGCGCCGGAGGCCGGGTCCACGCCGACCTGGCCGCTGACGAACGTGAAGCCGGCGTGCGGGACCGCCGCGGTGAAGGGCAAGGATTCGATGCGAACGAAAGACACAGTGATCTCCTCCAAAGACGAACGTCTGGCCAGTATCAGAGTTCGCAGTCCGGAGATCACACGGCCAATCGGTAAGCGGTGGCCCGACCGTGGCCGATTACGGTTCCAGGCACGCCAGTTACGGTTCCAGCCACGCCGCTTACGGTTCGAGCCACTCCGCCGCCGGACCCACGGCCGCCGCGAGTACCGCGCTGTTGGGCACCAACACCGGCCCGGCGATGGTCGACACCGTCACGTATGTCAGCGTCATCCCGGACACCCGGCCGACGATGGGCCCGCCGAGGGCTCCGGAGCGGATTCGGAGCTCGTCGCCTATCGCGAACGGCTTGGCGAACAGGATCATGATCCCCGCGAAGACGTTCGCGAGGACCTGCTGCGCCGCGATGCCCAGGATCACCCCGGTCAGGACCCCGCCGAGGAGCAGGTGCCCCACCGGGACCTGCAGCAGGCTCAGCGCGCCGAGGACCACCAGGATGTAGCCGCAGAGCAGGCACAGGATGCGGAACGTGCTCGCCCGGGCGTCGCTGAGCCGGCCCGGGACGTGCACGAGCCCCAGGATGTCGTTCGTCGCGCAGCGCACGGCGATCACCGCGCTGACGAGGAACACGACCGCGCCGGCCACTGCGAGCAGGTGGTGCAGGACCTGGTGCTGGCTGGTCCCGATCAGGCCGCCGTAGTGGTAGGAGACGACCAGCCCCGCGACGGCGATCGCCGAGGCGAACGCCCCGCGTCGCAGCAGCACCTGCCGCAGGCTCCGGCCTGCCCGCCTGCGCAGGTCCGGCACCTGGGCGTCGGCCGGGACGATGAGGAGTGGTTCTCGCTCCCTACCGGTTCCCGAACTCACACTCCTGTCCTGCATCCCACTCTCCCTGTACAGCAAGTAGTCGACGTGTCACCGGCGATCCGGCTGCGCTGAGGCCGCACGTATCGCCGGTCGAACGCGCCGGTTATCCGCGATCCGGGATGGTCAAACCCGGACAGAGAGAAAGGTGATCAGCGTCGCCCGGGGTGGAGGCCGCCGGTCGCCGCGATGTCGGCCGGTCAGGCGTCGCCCAAGAACTCGCGCAGGGCAGCGCCGATGAACGCCGCCGCCTGCGGGTCGTCGCCGCCGCCGGCGAGATGGCCCCAGACACCGGGGATGACGCGCAGTTCGGCGCCGGGGATGTGCGCGGCACTCCACTCCTCGTCCTCGGGCGGGAAGTACAGGTCCTTCTCCGACGGCATGAGCAACGTCTTCGCGGTGATCGACGCCAGCGCGGCCCGGGTGTCGCCGCCGAAGCCGGGGGTCTGCCCGACGTCGGCGTGCTGCCAGGTCCAGATCATCGCGAGCAGGTCGTTGGCGTCCCAGTCGGCGAAGCCGTCCTCCCAGAACCCGGTGAGGAAGTCCTCCAGCGTGGCGAACCCCAGCTGCTCGTGCAGCCGCTGCCAGTAGAACGCCTGCGACAAGCCCCAGCCCGCGTAGACCCGCGCGAACGCCCGGAGCCCGGTGCGGGGCGGTTCGGCGTAGTCGCCGCCGTCGAACGCGGCGTCGGCCGTCAGCGCCGCACGGATGCCCTCCAGGAACACCTGGTTGTGCGGGCTGGTGTGGGACGAGCCGACGATCGGGGCCACCCGTTCGACCATCGCCGGATGGCTGACCGCCCACTGGTAGGCCTGGCCGGCGCCCATCGACGCGCCGACGACCAGGGCCAGGCGCGTGATGCCGAACCGCTCGGTCAGCAGCCGGTGCTGGGCCCTGACGTTGTCGTACATCGTCGTGCGCGGGAAGCGGGCACGGTCGTGGGGCGGCGGGGTGTTGCTCGGCGAGCTGGACAATCCGTTGCCGAACAGGTTGGGGACGATCACGAAGTACCGCTCGGTGTCCAACGCCTTGCCCTCGCCGATGAGCCACTCGTTGCTCTCGTGCGTGCCGGCGAACCAGGTCGGGAAAACGATCGCGTTGGATTTGTCGCTCGACAGCCGTCCGTAGGTCCGGTAGACCAGCCGGGCGCCGGACAGGAGGCCGCCGTGCTGGAGCGGGAAGTCGCCGAGATCGAACAGTTCATGATCAGTCACGTCTCAGCCCAAGGCGATGCGCGCCGGTGCTATTCCGTCTGCCCGAGCCGGCCGGATCAGGCGCCGGGGCGTCACCGCATTGCGGTGCGGCCGGACGTCCCAGGCCCGCGATTTCGTCAACCACCGGTGGGAAACCCCAGGTCAGGAGGCATCCCGTCCCGCGTGGCCGTCAATGTCGCGCGAGGTGGCGCGCTCGCGTCCCACCTGCGGAGAGACTTTCCGTGCCCCGGCCACACGGTCGCGGCGCAGTCTGGGTGTCCGTGCGTGCTTGGACTGCGCGCCGGCGCCGCGCGATGGAGGTGGCTCATGTTCCGCACCAGGTTGATCCAGGCAGCCGGTGTCCTTGTCGGTACCGCAGCTCTGACGATGTCGTTCACCAGCTCGGCGTCGGCGGGCGGCAGCACGATCCACCTGCACGACAAGGCGACCGGCCGTTGCCTGGACAGCAACACCTCAGGCAACGCCTACGCGCTTCCGTGCAACGGCGGCAACTTCCAGAACTGGCTTCCCATCAATATCGAAGGGACCAGCCGCGCTCTCGAGGACGCCCAGACCAACCTGTGCCTGACCACAGGAACGCAGGTCAACAGCAACCTCGTCCTGATGAAGACGGAATCATGCGCCGGTAACGCGGTGAACTTCAGCGTCATCAGCAACTCCGACGGCACCGACACCTTCAGCACTGGCACGTGGTGTCTGGACAGCAACACCGATGGTGAGGGGAATAACGTTGGTTCGGTCTACATAGACCCGTGCAACGGCGGGAACTACCAGAGGTTCGCGCTCGGGTAAAGGCTTCAGTTGCGGTATGGAACACCGGCTGCGGGGACGTCTCCGCAGCCGGCGTTTATCTTGCGTGTGTTGCAGAGCGCTTCATCGAGGCACCGGAGCCGACCGGCAAATCGAGGCACCCTGCACCGGCGTCCAGCACACCTGCAACATCTCTCCGGGCGTGACTGCGGGCACCATCAGCGTGACTACGAAGTTGGTGCTGTCCGAGGCGTCCTGAACGACCGCGGAACGGGTGTCCTTGCCCGCGACCGATATCGACACCCGGCTGCCGATCGTGCCGTGCCAGACGCGGCCCCACGCGGAGCGGCAAGCGGCGTTGTAGCGGAGGTCGAGCTCGGTGACGCCCTGCATCGCCCAGGTGCCCAGCGGGGTCGGGTCGCCGCCGCAGTACGTCGGCTGGGCGTCCAGGCCGTCGCACGACACGCCGACGCAGCTGACGCCCGAGGACGAGACCGGTTGGCCGGAGCGGGACTGGTACCACGAGCCGATGCCGAACACGGCGCTCGCCAGGACGACGCCGACCACCATCCAGACCCAGCCCGGCGGGTGGGAGAAGAGCTTGCGGCGTGGGGCCGGGGCCGGGATCGGGGCCGATGGGGCAGACAGGGCCGAGGTCGACGGTGCCGAAGTCGGCGGCGCGGCGTCCAGCTGTGCGGCCGTCGCCGGCGCGGCGGCTGCTGTCTGCGCGGCGACCGCCGGCAGCGGCAGGGTGCCGACGTGAATGGTGACGTCGGCATCGTCCGGCGCGCCGCCAGCGACCGCGCTACCGCCGACCGCGTTGCCGCTGACCCCGCTGCCGGCGTCCGCGGCACCCGCGCCGACCGCGTCCCGCCGGCTCCACTCCTGCTCCGCGAGCTCCCACATCGCGCGCAGCCGCGGCTCCGCCACTCCGGCGAGCTCGCACAGCGCCTGCACGGCCTTCCACGGCGGTAGCGCATCGCCGTTGAGGTACCGGGACCACGAAGACTTGCTGTAAAGCGTCTGCGCGCCCAGCGCCGCGAAGCTCAGCCCGGCGCGCTTGCGCAACGCCTTGAGCTCTTCGGCGAGGAGGACGCACGCGACCGGCGATCCGCTCACCCGCGCAGCTTCGCCCACGTCTGCGAGCCTACTTGGCCGTCAAGATCGATGTTCGCCGTGTACTGCTCCTGGATGACCGCACGCAGCGTGTTCGGGCCGAAGTCGCCGTCGATGACGCCGGGGGAGTGGCCGGCGTGCTGGAGGAGGCACTGGAGTTCGGCGACGTCCGGTCCGGACATGCCGTACGTGACCGCCGCCGAATTGGTGGTGCTGTTGCCGGCGTACCACTTGCCGTCGGTCTGGGTGAATCGGCAGTCGTAGTGTTTGGGCACGGTCTTGGCCACGGGGCGCAGGACCGTCTTCGTTCCGTGCCAGGGCTGGACGACGAGCAGCGTGAGGGCCGAGCCGATGAGGGCGGAGGCGAGCAGCGGGCCTATGGTCCGGAGGGAGGGGATCCTCCTGCCGACCGTGCTTCGCTTACTGCCACCGGCATCGGCACGTTTACCGTCACCGTCGCTGGCACTGTCAACGGTATCGCCGTCGCCGTCACTGCCGCCGACGGCGCCGCGCTGCCCGAGCTCCGCCTCGTCCGCCGGAGCCTGTGCGGTCGGCGGCTCCGCCTCCTCCTCCGCCTCCTCGGCGTCCTCCTCCACGTCCTCCGGCCGGGACGCGACCCACGCCTGCTGGGCCGTCCGATGCAGCACCAGAAGGTTCGTCTCCCCGGCGCCCACCGCCGCGGCCAGCGCACGCACCACGCTCTCCGGCGCGAACGCCCGGCCGCCGAGGTAACGCTCCCAGGAGGAGGCGCTGAATCCGGTCTTCTTCGCGAGCTGATTCAAGCTCAGGCCGCTGTCGTCCTTCAGCTTCCGCAGTTCCGCGACGAACTGGACCACCAGCGGGTCCAGCCCTTCGGGCAATGGCTTCCAACGCGCCACAGTCGAGTCCTCAACTTCAGATCGGTTCACCCGTTGGCGCGATGGTAATGCCGAAGGCTCGCCGATACTGCATCGGACTCAGTGATCACGCTCCGTCACGAGGAAGGCCAGCATGGCCGCGACGTCTTCGGTGTCCGGTATGGAGTATTCGGCCAGGGTTTCGCCGTGGCCGACTTTCACGCCGACGTCCGGTCCGGTGAGGCGGGCGAAGGCTTTTTCGTCGGTGACGTCGTCGCCGACGAACAGTACGGCGGTGGCGTCGGCGCCACGGCGCAGCATGTCCAGGGCTTCGCCTTTGTCGGTCTCGACGACGGCCAGCTCGATCACGGCTTTGCCCTCGGTGACGTGCACGCCGTCCCAGCGTGCCGGGCCGGTGCGGACTGCTTCCAGGACGGAGGCGCCGATCGTCGGTTCGGCCCGGCGTACGTGCACCGCGATGCTGGCCGGTTTCAGCTCCAAGGAGGCGCCGGGGCTGCGGTCAATGAGTTGTTCGAGGTCGGTCGCCAGTCGGCGGTGCAGCGCCTGCGCTTGCTGGTCCAACGCGTGGGCGAATCCGGCGTCGAATTCGGCGCCGTGGCTGCCGATCAGGTGTACGTCGGACGGTAGGCGGGACAGCGCGGCCAGGTCGCTCAGCGCCCGGCCGGAGATCACGCCCGCGGTCGTGTCGGGCAGCGTGGCGAGCGTCGCCATGGCCTGGATCGACTCCGGACGCGGGACCGCCTTCGCTGGATCGGCGACGATCGGCGAGAGCGTTCCGTCGTAGTCGCAGACCACGAGCAGCCGTGGCGTGCGGGCGAGGCCGGCGATGGCCTGCCGCAGCTCCGATGGCAGCGATTCGGCGGTGGTCACTGGTGCACCGCCTGGAGCTCGGTGGCGTTGGCGGTCGCGGCGTTGGGGTCCAGGAAGTCCAGGTACGACCGCGCCCAACGGCCCACATCATGCGTCATCACCTGCCGGTGCAGGGTCCGCATCCTCGCCTTCTCCTCGCCGGGGTCCATGGTCAGCGCCTGCTCCAAAGCCCGTGCGACACCGTCCGAGTCATGCGGGTTGACCAACAGGGCGCCGGTCAGTTCGGCCGCGGCCCCGGCGAATTCGGAGAGCACCAGTACTCCGTCGAGGTCGTGCCGGGTGGCGACGTACTCCTTGCAGACCAGGTTCATTCCGTCGCGTAGTGGTGTGACCACCATGACGTCGGCTGCGCAGTACAGCGCGACGAGTTCGTCGCGGTCCATCGGTTGGTGCAGGTAGTGCACGATGGGCCGTCCGACCCTGCCGAACTCGCCGTTGAGTCGTCCGACCTGTTCCTCGATGCTGCTTCGCATCGCCTTGTACTGCCCGACGCGTTCGCGGCTGGGCGTCGCGACTTGGACCATGGCGACGGACTCCGGATCGACCCGCCCCGACACCAGTAGCTCGCGCAGGGCTCGCAGCCGCACGTCGATGCCCTTCGTATAGTCCAGCCGGTCCACTCCCAGCAGCAGGCGATGCGGATCGCCCATCTCCGAGCGCATCTTGAGGGCGCGCTCCGAGGTGCGGGTGCTGCGGGAGAGCTGGTTGAAGCCCGCGGCGTCGATGGAGATGGGGAACGCGCCGACGCGTACCTGCCGGCCGTCGAACGGCACCGACCCGGGGCGACTGCGGACCCTGACAGCCGCCTTGGTGGGCTCCAAGCCGAGCAGCCGTCGCGTCAGCCACAGGAAGTTCTGGGCGCCGCCGGGCATCTGGAACCCGACCACGTCGGCCCCCAGCAACCCGCGCACGACCTCGGTCCGCCACGGCAGCTGCATGAACAGCTCGACCGGCGGAAACGGTATGTGGAGGAAGAAACCGATGCTCAGGTCCGGACGCTTTTCGCGCAGCATCGCGGGAACGAGTTGGAGCTGGTAGTCCTGCACCCACACCGTCGCCCCGGGGGCGGCGGCTTCGGCGGCGGCGTCGGCGAAGCGCTGGTTGACCGTGACGTAGCTGTCCCACCAGGACCGCTCGAACACCGGCGGGACGATGACGTCGTGGTAGAGCGGCCACAGCGTGGCGTTGGAGAAGCCTTCGTAGTAGTCCCGGACCTCGTCGGAGGACAGTCTGACCGGGTGCATCAGCAGGCCGTCGTCGTCGAACGAGGCCACGTCCATGTCGGCCCGTCCGGACCAGCCGATCCACGC contains:
- a CDS encoding flavodoxin family protein, with product MTGITIAIAYTSGYGHTRELANAVAQGAASVPDTVVALIDVVAITDDDWHTLDHCDAIIFGSPTYMGSASGAFHAFAEATSARWMTRAWQDKLAAGFTNSGSMSGDKLHTLQYFAMFAAQHGMHWINLGLLPGWNTTTASEHDHNRLGFYLGAGAQTWNDQGPEAVHHADLTTAHHLGRRVATHTSRFAEKETLDRADIPVTTAG
- a CDS encoding aldo/keto reductase, which gives rise to MAPPVPTVRLSSDGPLVGAQGLGCMGMSEFYGDTDADSARQTLNAALSAGVTLFDTADMYGHGDNERFLAPFVRAHRDDVVIATKFGSVRAADGSMSFRNDPAHIRRSVDASLTRLGIEVIDLYYMHRRDPAVPLADSVGAMADLVQAGKVRHLGLSEVTGEELREAHTHHPISAVQSEWSLFTRDIERGLVPAAAELGVGVVAYSPLGRGFLTGALPGEFTASDVRSRFPRFTGENARRNTALLHPITTIAAGRGATPAQVALAWLHQRRTVHDLTVVPIPGTRHPNRLNENLAALELTLTADELALLEPIAAQVTGDRYPDMAETSNAREA
- a CDS encoding TetR/AcrR family transcriptional regulator translates to MRSDLGSETGADRRDQQQAILKAAAELLTEHGPAAISTRAVATAAGVQTPALYRLFGDKDGLLDALASYGFESYLAEKRALEPGEDAIEDIRRGWNIHVEFGLRNPAFYALMYGNLRPGRRPAAVQENGEILRRLLERAREQGRLRVPVETAARAIEASTTGAVLQLLAQPEDERDPAPLTGLRDTVIDSIVSTEPAADDARARMAERALALLAAVGDGRGGDPVVDAGFRATEAALLREWLSVLSR
- a CDS encoding class II glutamine amidotransferase, producing MCRLFAMTSAPQRVRATFWLLEAKDSLAVQSRRDPDGTGLGYFRPDGEPVLHKAPIAAYEDRAFAEEARSVESATFIAHVRYATTGALSERNTHPFCFGGRMLAHNGVIGGLDELERHLGDAMEQVRGDTDSERFFALVDRETEAAGGDVTAGLRSAAQWTAAHLPLFALNIVMTTADQLWALRYPDTHGLYVLDRHSAGPHRGRHLDQSGTGGRLRVRADDLAELPSVVVASERLDDNPDWRALRPGELVHVGPDQRVTSRIALPDPPAYPLTVADLDPRAAASQNTA
- a CDS encoding YihY/virulence factor BrkB family protein, which codes for MSLGDRTRALTRRIDTFQQRRRWLAFPAAVWRKLSDDQVGNLTGLLTFYAFVSLFPLLLLLVTVLGFALRHDPALQQWVLRSALADFPVIGDQLRGNIHALGRGPVGLVVGLTGSLLGARGLANAAQNVLNRMWAVPYNRRPGFPWSWLRSYAFIAVVGVGMAVTTLVADLAAGLGSGPLALGVRLAALLAAVAIGTLTYWLALRLAIAAEVPGGQLWTGAVIGAVGWQILQAVGGYYVTHQLRHASTLYGAFGLVLGLIAWLYLQARVTLYAVEVDVVRARKLWPRSLFPPPTTAGDRKAWDSAMAAQDRAPTGD
- a CDS encoding RidA family protein, encoding MSFVRIESLPFTAAVPHAGFTFVSGQVGVDPASGALPPGGVVAQFEQAVANLEAVLAASGRTLADVLRVGVYLTDMDDYAAVNDAYRKAFAEPYPARTAIGVVALPLGAAVEIDAIVADRGARM
- a CDS encoding mechanosensitive ion channel family protein, producing the protein MQDRSVSSGTGREREPLLIVPADAQVPDLRRRAGRSLRQVLLRRGAFASAIAVAGLVVSYHYGGLIGTSQHQVLHHLLAVAGAVVFLVSAVIAVRCATNDILGLVHVPGRLSDARASTFRILCLLCGYILVVLGALSLLQVPVGHLLLGGVLTGVILGIAAQQVLANVFAGIMILFAKPFAIGDELRIRSGALGGPIVGRVSGMTLTYVTVSTIAGPVLVPNSAVLAAAVGPAAEWLEP
- a CDS encoding alpha/beta fold hydrolase; this encodes MTDHELFDLGDFPLQHGGLLSGARLVYRTYGRLSSDKSNAIVFPTWFAGTHESNEWLIGEGKALDTERYFVIVPNLFGNGLSSSPSNTPPPHDRARFPRTTMYDNVRAQHRLLTERFGITRLALVVGASMGAGQAYQWAVSHPAMVERVAPIVGSSHTSPHNQVFLEGIRAALTADAAFDGGDYAEPPRTGLRAFARVYAGWGLSQAFYWQRLHEQLGFATLEDFLTGFWEDGFADWDANDLLAMIWTWQHADVGQTPGFGGDTRAALASITAKTLLMPSEKDLYFPPEDEEWSAAHIPGAELRVIPGVWGHLAGGGDDPQAAAFIGAALREFLGDA
- a CDS encoding ricin-type beta-trefoil lectin domain protein, which produces MFRTRLIQAAGVLVGTAALTMSFTSSASAGGSTIHLHDKATGRCLDSNTSGNAYALPCNGGNFQNWLPINIEGTSRALEDAQTNLCLTTGTQVNSNLVLMKTESCAGNAVNFSVISNSDGTDTFSTGTWCLDSNTDGEGNNVGSVYIDPCNGGNYQRFALG
- a CDS encoding helix-turn-helix domain-containing protein, whose translation is MGEAARVSGSPVACVLLAEELKALRKRAGLSFAALGAQTLYSKSSWSRYLNGDALPPWKAVQALCELAGVAEPRLRAMWELAEQEWSRRDAVGAGAADAGSGVSGNAVGGSAVAGGAPDDADVTIHVGTLPLPAVAAQTAAAAPATAAQLDAAPPTSAPSTSALSAPSAPIPAPAPRRKLFSHPPGWVWMVVGVVLASAVFGIGSWYQSRSGQPVSSSGVSCVGVSCDGLDAQPTYCGGDPTPLGTWAMQGVTELDLRYNAACRSAWGRVWHGTIGSRVSISVAGKDTRSAVVQDASDSTNFVVTLMVPAVTPGEMLQVCWTPVQGASICRSAPVPR
- a CDS encoding helix-turn-helix domain-containing protein: MARWKPLPEGLDPLVVQFVAELRKLKDDSGLSLNQLAKKTGFSASSWERYLGGRAFAPESVVRALAAAVGAGETNLLVLHRTAQQAWVASRPEDVEEDAEEAEEEAEPPTAQAPADEAELGQRGAVGGSDGDGDTVDSASDGDGKRADAGGSKRSTVGRRIPSLRTIGPLLASALIGSALTLLVVQPWHGTKTVLRPVAKTVPKHYDCRFTQTDGKWYAGNSTTNSAAVTYGMSGPDVAELQCLLQHAGHSPGVIDGDFGPNTLRAVIQEQYTANIDLDGQVGSQTWAKLRG